DNA sequence from the Sceloporus undulatus isolate JIND9_A2432 ecotype Alabama chromosome 4, SceUnd_v1.1, whole genome shotgun sequence genome:
agtgaaatgggaggaagtcaatggaggagggctgtgtgtttgtgtttgtgagtgactccaaccctagtgatgccactcctGAGCCCCAGTCATCAGGAAACTGCTGCGGTCCAAAGCATCTGGCAGAGAGCTGCATTTGGGAATGACTTTAGGGGTTCCATCCTCTAATGGCTCCTCCCCTCTCCATCTTCTTTCTGAATGGAGCTTGGGGAGCGTCCAATCAGATCCAAgggctgacacacacacacacacacacacacacacacacacacacacacacaccccctccCTGTCtaggccccgcccctttcctgtGACGTCAGGGGGAACTTTGATGAGCTCCCGGGAGTTGGGCAGAAGCGGCGGCAGATGCGGCTGGCAGCTCAGGAGGAAGGAAGCGGAGATGCCTTCAGCCTGGACGGCTCGGCCCCAGCcttgccttcctccctccctctgaggcttagggcaggcagggagaactcCAGAGCCCCTTAGCCCCATCCCCCGCAGCCCCCTCCGGCTTCTCAGGGCCCGCCTTGGCTCTTCTCCCCCGACGTCGCGGATCCCCAAGCCCCATGAGCCGCCAGCTGGAGCCCCGCAGCCCCTCGGGCCTCCTCCGCAGGAGGGCCCCCCCGGCCAAGCGCCTCCTCCTGCAGGACGCCAGCcacgctgctgccgctgccgctgcttcCCCCGCCGTCGAGGAGGCCCCCAGCGCAGCCAAATGCGCCCGGCTctccgccgcctccgccgccctCGAGGCTCCCGGCGCGGCTGCAAGAGCGGCTCCTGCTCCCCCGGCTTCCCCTCCGTCTCAGGACTGCTTCAGCGCCCCCGGCTCCCCCCTCGGGGCTCCTTCCCTTTCCAGCCCCGGAGGAGCAGCACCCGGACCCAGCCTCCTGGCCGGATACCTTCTGCTGCCTCTCCCCGACCGGGAGCACCTCTCCCAGGCCCTGGAGGTCAACAGCGGCCGGGAGCTGCGCTGCAAGGTgagcccagagagagagaaggagggacccTCCGGGAGGAAGGGGCCTCGGAGCGCCTTGGggctgtttccgacttacgggGAACTCCCCtcccggggttttcttggcaagcttccttgagagagagaggagttggtTAGGGCTTCCCTCTCGgtgatgaggctgagagagtgtgacccgccCAAGGGTCCGGGGAGGAGGCCCTTTGGGGGCCTGGGTTGCCTCCGACTTCAGGGAAAGGCCCCTTCCGGGGGGTCTCTTGTGGCCTTCCTTGAGGCCGAGAGAGCGGGACTTCTCAGGGGGAGCCAGGAGGCCCTTGGGGTGGTTCCCGACTGGTGGAGGCTCCTAAGAGGACGCTCTCCTGGGGCCTTCTGGGCAAGGTTCGTTCCGAGAGGAGCTTGCCTTGGCTCCcctgggaggctgagagagtggcacttgcccaaggtcacccaatgggtttctatggcggAGTCAGGACTCGAACTCGGGTCCTAGTCCAAGGCTCAGACACACAACATCGCGCTGGATTTCCACTATatcggtggtggtggtggtggttgtgtgttttctggtcatttctgacctctggcgacccaaaggcaacccTCTCCTGGGGCCTCCTGGGCAAGgcttgttccgaggaggtttgccagtggcttgccatggctgagcgggcacttgaaccctggtctctcccgAGCCCTGGCTGGCTCTGAAGTGCAACCACCAAAAGCCACCAAGGAGCAGCATCTATCCAAACTTGGCCCCTCTGTGTAAAAAAGTGCAGAAGGGCCATATCTGGTCTTTAAAGCACAAGccaggctgcgtccacactgcagaaataatccgggttgacaccacttttaactgctatggctcattcctgtggaattctgggagatatcctttgttggggcaccagagctttgccatagcattgagccatggggcagttaaagtggtgccaaaccagattgtttctgcagtgcggacgcagccttgGAGGCCATCGATTTATTCTATCTTGGAAGAGATTTATTGACTTATTGATTGCCTCTTGGAGGGCATTTATTtaatatgccgcctttctcctggAAGGGGACCCGGGATCCATCCCTAGGGATCTCAGGGCTGCAAAACTTGATCGACATGAGGAGTGTATATATAGTTAgatctagccttctctgttatcTCCGTGTATCTCTAGCTATCTATCTTATCGGCCCTCTCCAGTGCCAATTTCAGGTttgaaaggacacacacacacagatgcccACATCTATTTTGGACCCAGTCGTGTGCAAAATCGATTCTGAGGAGTAGGTTTCCTACCTAGAGCCACCAGGGACTGAATTTCTGGTTGAAAGCCCTCCCTCCGCAGTCAAGCAACGGGTgaagtccctctcctcctccgTCATCCTCTGTTGTTTTCCGCTCTCCTTCTGCAGAAGAGACGCAAACAGGACTTGGCTCCCACTAGCCTAGCTTTCCAAGTTTTCCATGAGGTGTCCTCAGTTCTTCAAATAAAGCacactcttacacacacacacacacaccccttgcctGTTTTCCTACTTTCTTAGAGCAGGGAGGCCAAGGATAATGCTGCCATCTACTGACTGCACCCTTTTGCATGGCATGCTTTCAGAAACTTGGCTGCCCTTCATGGCTGCATTTTTTCCCTGCAGGGGACCCATGGCAAGAAACAGGACCTATTTCAGAACTGCGCTGGCTTGCTCTGTGTGTAGCTTCAGGAGCTGGGAAACTTGGAATTAGGGacattacttctttttaaaaatgctgcatctaggttgcatctgcactgcaggaatagtctggtttgacaccactttaactgtcagggctcaatgctatggaattctgggaactgtagtttgtagctgtggtgccacaacaaactacaattcacagattccatagcattgagccctggcagttaaagtggcaccaaactgcattTTCCCCCCAAGATGCACATGCAGCCCTAGTCTCTTGAAAACAGCAAACATCAGTTTTGGGATTGTGGGGATCCTTCCCTTCAGGTGTATCTGAAAAGTGTGATGTTGCACCCAGTATGTTTTGCTAAATAGCAGTTCTCTGCTCCGATGAACTTAGAGTCTAAAGTTCAGCAGCCGGTAGAGGCAGGGGAGAGAAGGGCCAGAGAGCTAATTTGGCAAAGGATATCTGTTTTTCGGTTAAAGCTTACTTACCCAAAGGTTGGCTTTCCAATccttttaaactacaactccctaaATCCTTTCCCATTTGACTAGCTAGGGGGTTGTGGGGTTTccagttcatcatcatcatcatcatcatcatcattattattattatttcttacccacctctccccatgaatcAAGGCAGGAGTTTGTCTATACCCCCAATACATTGGCTAGTGAAAGGATTGTGCCAAAGGTTTCCAGGGGATCCAAGTCGGTGTTCACTTGGTCACCCTTAGTTCACTTGATACTTCTTGCAAATCTAGGCTAAATTTCCCAACTGTGAGTTGAGATGATCATTCAAAGAGAGGGCTGCAAGGATATTGCTTTCAGGCTTTCAGGTTAGGAGGACCGCTCTTCTGTCTGCTGGGGAAATTTCACTCCAATAGAATAGTTTCTTGCCAGTCCTACATGCTTTTGGAGAACAGTTGTAGGTCTGCTTgctcttaaaaaaaacacctgtgaTGGAATGGTAACTTTTGTAGACTTTTTATTTGCAAGACTTCCAGAAATGGAGGCTTTAAAAAGACATGCACTGGGAGAGAAGGGCAAGGAGCCAAAAGTCAGTGAGACAGAGGAGAGGATGATTGGGCCTTGCGTTTGTTTTCTCTGTAGGAGTGTTGCTGGGCTGAATGAATGGGAATGGTGACATTCTCTGTATGTCACGGCTTCCAGTCAGGCCGAGGATGTGAGTAACCTAGCAGAGCCTTGCAGGTCATTAGGAGAACATGACTGGAGTCTTGCAAAACCTCGGTGAATAAAACATGAGAGTTCTTTAATCCTCTTCTTCCCTTGCTTAAATGGTTTGGCACGCTCTGAAATGGAGCACCTTGGTCTGAATCATTCCAGACAAACTCAAAGGGCGAATGCTTCACTGGCTTTAAATAGACCATTTTCCCCCTGCTCCTTTTCTTCCATATCCTACCTGAGAAGTGCTTTactcacataggagtttatcacagaaaggagattgggagtttagcCCAGGAATATACTgtaaaaattgtgtaattacatgaaacaatttcacaggacatcacacaaaacccaccaataaagtggtcacaaagaaacattatcacacatctttttagttttgggatttcagcgataatgcatttctgatatcactttatttgcacaattgcatgcaatgatcattcgtgcaattacccTCTATTTTTGCTTTGTtcgtgggatgctttaaatgtgctttaatctctctctaaTGCCAAAATTAACCCCAGTATGAGAAACTCTATAAAGTTAGTGAATCTCTGGTGGTCATTCTAggagagtagaaagagaggaaggctgcatgctagatggatggactttattaaggagaTCAGGTGAATTGAGTTTACAGGaacaaagcagagcagtggaggacagggagtcttggaaatgtctcattcacaaggttgccatgggttgagatctactcaagggcagttaacaacagcaacatgtgcATAAGCTGTGTTTGTAAACAGGGCTTTCCTCATTGCCTTTCTTCCTGGAGGATCCTATGGGTAGGTGCCACCCAGGATAGACCAGACTTCTCCACCCCAGTGCCCTCACTAcagtttggactacagttcccatcaccccAGATTCCATCTACTGTAGCGGGCACTGGGGTGGGAGAGGATGTCATAAGCGCCACATGCCTAGTGAGGCAGTGGGTTTGTTTTCTCACTGTAATCATGTTAAGCGTGGAGTCAGGAATTGGCAGGCATTCCAGGCTGACGTAGAGTGAAAGGGTGTGATGTTTATGCACTTGGCTTTGGAGAAAAGTAACCAGGCTGGTGATGCATGTAGGAATTGGCTCAGACCAAGGTCTGACTAGTTTCCATTCAGTTTCTATCAGTAGCCAGTCAGATGCCTCTGGTCTGGTCCTGACTGGGGTATGTAAGCCTTTCTTTTGGTCCCAAGTATCTGATTTTGTGGGCATTTATTCCATAGATAtgcaagtcctattaaatacaatagcacagtaagatggtgccctttatataaaatgacaaaatcaagctttggtcATTGTACATGGAGatacaataaattattattgagGAAGAGGCCTGCCCCTCAtgttagaatttatatatttaaaaaatattttcaaactgtggatgattgaatctgtgaatatagagggctgattgtactatCTCAGTACATGGAGATACATTTTAGCTGTTCTGACTGGTAGCTGTAAATCAACATATCATCTCCCTTGAGTGTATACACCTCCCAGCCCTGGTTCTAAATACAATGCATGGGAGGGCAGTTTATAGGCTAAAAACTTTAAATGTCTGCCCCCTTTCACATTTTATTTGCCATGTATTAGCCAGTGCTTTATTCTTCCTGTGTTGCAGCTTCTTGATCCATGATTTAATGGATACTCTCATGAAACATACCTAAGACTGGTTTATTATAAACCTTTTCACAAGGATtcatggcttttaaaaacagatgttgAAACTGCAGCAATTCCCTCAcgctaaaatgaagaaaaataaagaaaggctGGACATAAAGAATGCTTTGATCCTTGCTTATGTCCTGTATCTGTGGCAGATTTGCCACAGGAATCAGATACTCTCCGCTACTATACAGCAGTGTGAGAGCCAccatggtatagttgtttgagtttgaatccccacatgtaaacccactggatgactccgggcaagtcacactctcttagcctcagaggatggcaatggcaaacacctctgaagaaactggctaagagaaccccatgataggttcaccttagtgtcgcTATAGTCgaaaacaacgtgaaggcacacaacaacaacaaaaactatacAGCAACAGTTCATTTATGTTTACAGTTAACAGGTCATTGCAGTAGTGCCTACAACAGTGTACCTCTCCACTCACTGACACTTCCACCCCTGCAAGAACCATTCCTGCGGCCTCATCAAATCTATCTTGCCAAAATTTGCACCTCTCCAAAACTTGGCTCCTCCTGTTTTCACCATGAGTGCCTGATAAACACTGTCATTTTGGCAAGACAAACACTGTCATTTAAGGGCTTAATAATCACAGGTGGATTTAGTGAGCACAAGGAAGAGAAACGTCTTGGCTGTTCCcaagttgtggaattccctcccgtGGGAGGCTTGGTTGGTCCCTCTCTGTTCTTTCCTACAGCtagcaaagatctttttatttaggcacTACTTTGGCTCCTAACTTCCTTTTCTGGGAAGGTCTTTTAATATTATGCATTCATCTTtcttttactatgttttaatgcattttaaatagttttaatttagTGTTCTTAatcaaatggtttttttttttaaaattaattgttttgcTGAGCGCCAGAGTGGTGTGGTGGTTtagtgttggtctacaactctggagaccaaggtttgaatcctgcttagctgtggaaacccactaggaggccttgggtaagtcacacactctcagcctcagaggaaggcaagggcaagccacctctgaacaaatctggtcaaggaaaccctgtgataggcccaccttagagttgtcatacatcagaaaagacttgaaagcacaaataacaacaactaatAGGTTTAAGCTGTactttaatttgttgtaagtCACCTGTTCCATAAGAAAGGCTGgataaaaaataatgaattacTGTGTCTAATTGTTCATCACCCCCAATTTTCCAGCTGCAAATTTGTCAACTTTCGaactgcacattaaaaaaagGCCAACAACACCTCTGGTTGTAAGTGAGCAAAACCATCCAGtctgtctttccttctcttttcttgcaattaaAAATTGATTAATCTcaatttttctcttcttccttttggtcTTGTTTCCAGGTTTTTCCCCTCAAACACTACCAGGAGAAAATTCGGCCTTACATCCAGCTGCCGTCCCACAGAAACATCACTGGGATTGTGGAAGTAATTCTTGGCGAGACCAAGGCCTATGTCTTCTTTGACAAGGACTTTGGAGACATGCATTCCTATGTGAGGAGCTGCAAGCGTCTGCCGGAGCAAGAGGCCGCCCAACTCTTCAAGCAGATTGTTTCAGCTGTCGCTCACTGCCACCAGTCGGCCATCGTTCTGGGGGACCTTAAACTCAGGAAATTCGTTTTCTCTAGTGAAGAAAGGTGAGTAGGGATTTGGGATTGGCCTCTGCTAAGTGTGCTTTGCGGGGAAATACCTTTACAACTTCGTTCAAGATGCCACTTTGACAAGTGGATCTAGGTTGGAGAGTGGAAATCTGCATGTTCTCTCCCAAGTTTCTTTTCCCACTCGTGATACTTATCCAACTGGGGTTGATAGTTGCAAGCCCAGATTTGGCCTGTGGGCTGCTAGTGGCTAACTTCTCTTGAAAACCATGTTGGTGCTCTATATGGCATCAATCGGGGTGGGAATCTTaggggcctccagatgttgttggtttgcAACttccagctttcttcaccattaggaattgcagtccaacagcgtCTGGAAGGCACATGTGATTCCCATATTAGCAAGCATGCACCTTTAGAATAGGAGAAAAACCAGCCAAGTTTAGAAGCTAGCTGCAATGTTAGACTTgcatgggttttgttttgttttgtttggtagagttttggatccccccccccccccggccgtcTCTTGTATGCACAGTCcctaaaaataacaatataagtATAATCGATATATGATATgtaaaatatgtgtgtgcatcATGGTCATTTTATAGTATCATACCCATAAGGCAGTTAGGGACATGGGTGGGGTAGCATTACAAAGGATATGTGCTGTGTTTATGGCAGACACAAGATGTGAACTAGGACTTcctggttcaaatcccagctacTTCTGTGCTCTGCTCCATTACTCATGTTATATAAACATCTGCTTTCCTTCTGGCTTGGCTCCAAACAATCTAATATACTCAAGAATGTACATGTGCCCAGTGGGACACTTGGCTTTGCTTACCAAAGAACAGACAGACACACCCATGTTACATTGCAAACAGCTTTTGAAAACTCCATTCAGTTTtcatgctgaaattcccttttgtACCACACACTACTTGAGCGGTTCTTTGGATCTTTTTGAGCCCTTAGTGATGGTGTTCTCCTGATTGGTGCTGCTCTTACTTTCTCTTCTGAAACGATgaattcctgtttttgtttttttttaatttccccttAAGAAAATAGGAGAAGctgcacaaaaaaaaaagcaagtctATGTGTGTTGAGTCCCAGCTTTAGATGTCTGTTTTTACACCTATTACCTGTATAGGTGTAgggaataaatttaaaaaacaacagtcttATGTAGAAATGgtacttggttttgtttttccaatGATTTATGAACTGGGAACTTGCTTGCCCAATCCAGGCTGTCCAGGATGTATACACATGATTAAACTAAGCCTTGTGGGAATTGTACATGATGTGCTTCCTCTGATACCCATTAGCAGGTAGGCTGTCCTGTGTTAAGTAGTTCTTAAGCTGCTGTATTTGCAAGTGAAGAGGTTTTATATGGAACAGGATTGAAAGCTAAATTTGCAGGTAGAATACTCTGAATTAAATGAATGGAGGTTCTTCACAGTCCTAGCAATTACATGGTTTCAGATACAAAATACCTCATCTTGACTGTGTTGAGGATCTGGATGGTTAATTGGCTCAAGCATGGGGACACTGGCTTAACTGGTTTGCAGACTGCATTGGTCCTGTGTGGTTTCAGTCCTAGTTAGATAACAAAGTTAGGCTGCTGCAGTATTAAGCATCACATGTTTGAATAATTATATTTGGGCATAGGCTTCAAGTGAGAACTGTTTCATTTGGAGATTGGTATAGCAGAACCTAAATAAAAGTGATACTGATCCACCAAGGAACACATACATTGGATGTGATTGTGGTGTTTTTGGTGGAATGAGTGTCCAGCTTTATGACCTGCACTTGAAATTTGTTCTATAAACAAATGTGTATATTTGCCATTCATCTCACAAGGGCTGAATATTTCCTAAAATCCACATGCAGGTCTTCATATTTCAAGCTATGTGTTCTGAATCACATAGCTCTGAATGCAGAACAAAGCTAACTCCCAAAGACACCTTGGGACAAGCCTTGATTCCAGTTCAGTCCAACACaatttcccctctcttttcctgAAACATGGATTCACATTGTATTATGCTAATGTTAATATTAATCATGTTGTGACAGTTGTAGCATGCCACTGTATGTTGGTTATTTAGTAACCTCATTGTGTGCATTtgtctacgtgtgtgtgtgggagggtagGTTCTTTAAATCTCTGTTCTTGGGGTGAGTGAAAGGGGTTCATGATGGAGAGGGGAGGAAACACATGCTTGTGAGACTGGCTCTTGGCTTTCAAGGTGTGCTTTTCTTTGGACAAAcatactacaaattccataggTCATCATTTGAACAGGTGGCCTGTAAGAAGCATCTTAACCATGTAAAACCAAAGGGTGTGTGTCAACCTTGCTTATGGGGGTACGCAGCCACAGAAGGTCTTGGATGCAGTCATCCCATTTCCCACCCTTTCAAGACACAAAGCTGTGGATGGGGAGCACTTTGTTTTAACTGAGAATTGCACTCCATGGCAGCTTCTGCAGATGTAATTctgttcccttcttttcttttttgcagtggtGGGAGCGTCGGGAAAGGTCTGGGGGTTCTCATTGTTTCTATGGGCTGTATAATTCCCACTCCTTCTGTAAATAGTGCCtggctgcttttctttcttttattggaaCATGTCTGCAATTATACTGTCCATAAGACCAATGGAGTTTGGGCTGTCTATGAGCCAAAGGAGGGGTCAGCTGTTAATGCTGCTCTGAGAAGCATGAAACATGAGAGGAACtgagtaagtgtgtgtgtatataattagAGGCGCAGAGGAGGAGGATAGCAAAATGTTAACGTGGATTTTGCAAAACTCATCTATGAGATAACTGTGGTTGGGTTACATGTGGGCAGCCCTGAATAGGTGTGAAAAATCTAACTCGTTTGAACTCTGTAGGAGTTCTGCTTCTGACATCAGCAGAAACAATTTTACACTTGAGTCCTGCAATCTGCGCATTACTTTGAAGTGATACCATAGTTGCCTTTGGATTACAGGGAGGCTGTACTGTGCAACCTTTAACCTCtttgctgatgtttttaatttggggCAGGGGGGAACATCCTGTTATACTTGATTTCAGTAATTAACGTAGCAGTTGGCTATGTATATCACAGTTGTTCTGGATTGTGCTCATAGTTCATTGGTTCCCAGCATAGCAGGGTGTTAACTGATCTGCATCTCAGTCTGCACAGTAGCCTTCAAACAGATTAGAAAATTTGTACTCTGGAATGCTGGGAGAGGTAGTAGAGTTTTCCTCACATTCACCTCCATTGCTGCCTTAGGAATTATGTGTAATTCCTTTGCTTTTTATTGCTCCCCCTTAACAGATTTAGAAATTCTGAATAGCAGAGGCAGGAAACAAATTATGGAGGAAGGCCAGAAGGGGACAGCTCTGTGTGGCTCGCTTCATGGAAGCATTTGGCTGGTCACTGTTGAAAACAGGATCTAGACCTTGCTGATCTTCTGGTCTGATACAACAAAGAGAGTTttgatatgtagagagatcttgtcgcacctttgagacaaactgaaagaaagaagttagcagcgtAAGCTTTCGTATacttaagtttacttcctcagatgcatttggaggaagtagacttaagtctacgaaaggtcatgctgcaaacttctttctttcagttagtctcagatgctacacgatctctctacatactgattctacagactaacatggctatgtttttgaattctaccacaaggAGAGTTTTGTATGTGTAATGCTGAATTTGTACAGATGCTCCCAGTAAATGTCATCTAGTATGCTTGAGGTGGGGATAGGAAGTTGTAGAACAAGGAGTTTTGAGATGTGAGGGGGTTTAAACCAAAATTGGACCATATTTAATTGGGTGTATAAACAAATAGATATGGAGGTGCAACTCCTATTATAATAAATAGGAGTGGAAAGGGGAAGGTGAAAAGCTGAGGTAATAAAGGGGGTGGATTGGGGTGATCCAGTGTGATGTTTACCCCAGGAAGTGAGTCTGCAGATTGTGGAGAAGGCCATCACTTGTGCATATCAGTAGCAGATTGTGATTAAAAACAAACTTTCCATTCTCCCATGTGCAAAGGGATACTCAAGATGAGCCCACACTGGAAGTGCTGATGGTGGAAATTACAGAAAGGTTCCAGGTACTGAAATGATCGAACAGTCAAACTGTGGCTTCCCCTTTCACCCACTCTGTCTGTGTATGTGCTTTTAAGTCGCCCGTCAATTTATTGCGACCccttgaattccatagggttttcttaagcaaggaattctcagaggtggttttgccagttccttcatctgaaagatagactacagcacctggcattcattggtggtcttctaTCCAAGAGCTAACCAGAAACTGACCCTGATTGGCTTCAAAGATCAGTGTCCTCTACTAAATGTTTTCTCAGTAGAGTCAATTCACACATTCAAATACAAGTCACCAGTAACTCAGTAATCTTATGAAGGGCATTCAGGTGTGAATCACATCCAGTATTAGTAGAAGTCAAAGTGGGAGCCTGTAGCAAAACAgtcatcccctccccccccccccttttttttcccacTGGCGATTTTGGTTTTTATTGTAGGGGAAAGGATCTGCAGAGCtattaacaacaataattctTTGAAGGGAAA
Encoded proteins:
- the TRIB1 gene encoding tribbles homolog 1; protein product: MSRQLEPRSPSGLLRRRAPPAKRLLLQDASHAAAAAAASPAVEEAPSAAKCARLSAASAALEAPGAAARAAPAPPASPPSQDCFSAPGSPLGAPSLSSPGGAAPGPSLLAGYLLLPLPDREHLSQALEVNSGRELRCKVFPLKHYQEKIRPYIQLPSHRNITGIVEVILGETKAYVFFDKDFGDMHSYVRSCKRLPEQEAAQLFKQIVSAVAHCHQSAIVLGDLKLRKFVFSSEERSQLRLESLEDTHIIKGEDDALSDKHGCPAYVSPEILNTTGTYSGKSADVWSLGVMLYTLLVGRYPFHDSDPTTLFSKIRRGQFCIPDHVSPKARCLIRSLLRREPSERLTASEILLHPWFDAVLESGYADQDTRAFDQVVPEKLRENDDISSFFC